The following proteins are encoded in a genomic region of Gimesia algae:
- a CDS encoding sialidase family protein, with the protein MIPQVDLSAKLAVIFALSFSSHINCLNAADPPRQAPKAPGFTIPYIDLDAQSHRQTVVDREENQYLGHPTTVLLEDNKTILCVYPKGHGKGGIVYKRSTDAGKTWSDRLPTPASWATSREVPTLHRVVDASGKKRIIMFSGLYPARMAVTEDDGKTWSELKPIGDWGGIVVMGGVEPLNTGKGHYMALFHDDGRFISNDSKQESPVVFTLYKTLSTDGGLTWSAPEAIHKSSEYHICEPGIIRSPDGKQLAVLLRENSRRHNSQIIFSNDEGKTWTAPRDLPGSLNGDRHTGKYDPVSGRLLISFRSNTPKGHTAPTEGDWVAWVGTYDDLVNGKEGQYHVRLKDNTKGADCAYPGVEVLPDGTFIITTYGHWEKNKAPFILSIQLKLAELDELAK; encoded by the coding sequence ATGATTCCTCAAGTGGACCTCTCTGCAAAACTGGCAGTGATCTTCGCCCTGAGCTTCAGCAGTCACATCAACTGCCTGAACGCAGCCGATCCCCCCAGACAGGCTCCCAAAGCTCCCGGGTTCACCATTCCTTATATCGATCTCGATGCTCAGTCGCATCGCCAGACCGTCGTTGATCGCGAAGAAAATCAGTACCTCGGCCATCCTACCACCGTTCTTCTTGAAGACAACAAAACCATACTCTGCGTTTATCCCAAAGGTCACGGGAAGGGGGGCATTGTTTATAAACGCTCCACCGATGCCGGAAAAACCTGGAGCGATCGTCTGCCCACTCCCGCTTCCTGGGCCACCTCGCGCGAAGTCCCCACGCTGCATCGCGTTGTCGATGCCTCCGGTAAAAAACGTATCATCATGTTCTCCGGACTGTATCCCGCTCGCATGGCAGTCACCGAAGATGACGGCAAAACCTGGAGCGAACTCAAACCGATCGGCGACTGGGGCGGCATCGTCGTCATGGGTGGTGTCGAACCACTCAACACCGGCAAAGGCCATTACATGGCTCTGTTCCACGATGACGGTCGCTTCATCTCTAATGATTCCAAACAGGAATCACCGGTCGTGTTCACCCTGTATAAAACACTCTCCACCGATGGCGGCTTAACCTGGTCCGCCCCGGAAGCGATTCACAAATCATCCGAATATCATATCTGCGAGCCCGGCATCATTCGCTCGCCCGATGGCAAACAACTCGCCGTCCTCCTCCGCGAAAACAGTCGCCGCCACAATTCACAAATCATCTTCTCCAACGATGAAGGTAAAACCTGGACCGCACCCCGCGATCTACCCGGTTCATTGAACGGCGATCGCCACACCGGCAAATACGATCCCGTCAGCGGTCGTTTGCTCATCTCCTTTCGCAGTAACACACCCAAAGGGCACACCGCTCCCACCGAAGGAGACTGGGTCGCCTGGGTGGGAACTTACGATGATCTCGTCAACGGCAAAGAAGGCCAGTACCACGTCCGTCTCAAAGACAACACCAAAGGCGCCGACTGCGCCTATCCCGGCGTCGAAGTCCTCCCCGATGGCACCTTCATTATCACCACCTACGGTCACTGGGAAAAAAACAAAGCTCCTTTTATCCTCAGTATCCAACTCAAACTGGCGGAACTAGACGAACTGGCAAAATAA